The Erythrobacter aurantius genome includes a window with the following:
- a CDS encoding Dps family protein, which produces MLDPNNNSTTQMVVEINTLLADHFALYVKTKNFHWHVKGPRFRDLHLLFDEQALQIQGQIDAIGERARKLGGDTITSVGMISQHTQVKDQDNAALSAEDMIRELRDDNAAMVARLKKMKDVAETAGDNATDGLIDDWTDMAEERVWFLNSLLG; this is translated from the coding sequence ATGCTTGACCCCAACAACAATTCGACGACCCAGATGGTTGTAGAAATCAACACTCTTCTGGCCGATCACTTCGCGCTGTACGTAAAGACCAAGAATTTTCACTGGCACGTGAAGGGCCCGCGTTTCCGCGACCTGCACCTGTTGTTTGACGAACAGGCGCTGCAAATCCAGGGGCAGATCGACGCGATCGGCGAACGTGCCCGGAAACTGGGCGGGGACACGATCACTTCGGTGGGCATGATTTCGCAGCACACTCAGGTGAAGGATCAGGACAATGCCGCGCTTTCGGCGGAAGACATGATCCGCGAGTTGCGCGATGACAATGCCGCAATGGTCGCCCGACTGAAGAAGATGAAGGATGTCGCAGAAACCGCAGGAGACAACGCCACCGACGGTCTGATCGACGACTGGACCGATATGGCCGAGGAGCGCGTGTGGTTCCTCAATTCCTTGCTCGGATAA
- a CDS encoding SDR family oxidoreductase, with amino-acid sequence MKLEQGMAAVVTGGASGLGRASATALAEAGLKVAIFDINDEAGEEHAAAIGGTFHHVDIMDEASVEAGFAAARAANGQERVTVHCAMASRRGKTLGWDKASGGYKRLSTEDYEFGAQGILVASYRVASISALGMANSDPLNEDGERGSITLTASVAAQDGQIGQVIYGSCKSGVNGLVLPMARDLMDLGIRVNSVMPGIFATPLMLGMKDRNPQMWDQLNASVPFPKRLGKPEEFASLILEIARNSYINGHQFRLDGAIRMPPK; translated from the coding sequence ATGAAACTCGAACAAGGTATGGCCGCTGTCGTTACCGGCGGCGCATCGGGACTGGGACGGGCTAGCGCGACCGCTCTGGCCGAGGCCGGGCTGAAAGTCGCGATCTTCGACATCAACGACGAGGCTGGCGAGGAACACGCCGCCGCCATCGGCGGGACTTTCCACCATGTCGACATCATGGACGAAGCCAGCGTCGAAGCCGGCTTTGCCGCCGCGCGCGCCGCCAACGGACAGGAGCGCGTGACCGTCCACTGCGCCATGGCCTCGCGCCGCGGCAAGACGCTGGGCTGGGACAAGGCGAGCGGCGGATACAAGCGCCTTTCGACCGAGGATTACGAATTTGGCGCGCAGGGGATTCTGGTCGCGAGTTATCGCGTCGCGAGTATCTCCGCACTGGGTATGGCGAACAGCGATCCCCTGAACGAAGACGGAGAACGCGGATCAATCACCCTTACCGCCAGCGTCGCGGCGCAGGACGGGCAGATCGGACAGGTCATCTATGGCAGCTGCAAGTCGGGGGTGAACGGCCTTGTCCTGCCGATGGCGCGCGATCTGATGGACCTGGGCATCCGCGTCAATTCGGTCATGCCCGGCATTTTCGCAACGCCGCTGATGCTCGGGATGAAGGACCGCAATCCGCAGATGTGGGACCAGCTGAACGCCAGCGTCCCCTTCCCCAAACGCCTCGGCAAGCCGGAGGAGTTCGCATCGCTGATCCTGGAAATCGCGCGCAATTCCTACATCAACGGGCACCAGTTCCGACTTGACGGGGCAATCCGCATGCCACCCAAATGA
- a CDS encoding TMEM165/GDT1 family protein encodes MDSFLFCLILTFAIALGGKDQLILAQFADAIGRTYALLAAAALCALISAAVMVYSSGLIAGVMPPRAAHMLVAFALAIAAFELFWPKQVKPMKEPTRSIIAIGAVVLARQIGDAARFVVFAFAVEANYPVTALIGGTLGGIAAVALGWALGLARLEKLPLRPIRIAMGLCLILAALMIGLNARYTFL; translated from the coding sequence ATGGACTCTTTCCTGTTCTGCCTGATCCTCACCTTCGCCATCGCGCTTGGCGGGAAGGACCAGTTGATCCTCGCGCAGTTCGCCGATGCGATCGGGCGGACATACGCCTTGCTGGCGGCAGCCGCGCTGTGTGCGCTGATCAGCGCGGCGGTGATGGTCTATTCGTCCGGCCTGATCGCCGGGGTGATGCCGCCGCGTGCCGCGCATATGCTCGTCGCCTTCGCGCTGGCGATTGCCGCGTTCGAGCTGTTCTGGCCCAAGCAGGTCAAGCCGATGAAGGAGCCGACCCGTTCGATCATCGCCATCGGCGCAGTGGTGCTGGCGCGCCAGATCGGCGATGCCGCGCGCTTCGTGGTCTTCGCCTTCGCGGTAGAGGCCAATTATCCCGTCACCGCCCTGATCGGGGGGACATTGGGAGGCATCGCGGCGGTAGCGTTGGGGTGGGCTCTGGGACTCGCACGGCTAGAGAAATTGCCGCTGCGCCCGATCCGCATCGCGATGGGACTGTGTTTGATTCTTGCGGCTTTAATGATCGGTTTGAATGCTCGTTACACGTTCCTGTAA
- the dinB gene encoding DNA polymerase IV, which translates to MAKDMPSDDMEEAAMGLRKIIHVDMDAFFASVEQRDNPELRGKPVAVGGSGGRGVVAAASYEARKFGVRSAMPSVTAKRLCPDLIFVRSRFDAYKEVSRQIRRVFEHHTPHVEPLSLDEAYLDVTEDRLGIGSATRIAELIRQEIKAKTQLTASAGVSYNKFLAKLASDQNKPDGLCVIRPGEGAQFVAGLPIRRFHGVGPKAEEKMKRLGIETGADLATKDIAFLRANFGSFADYLYRAARGIDLRPVRAHRVRKSVGGERTFSEDISSGSALRETLENIIEIVWERIESAGARGRTVTLKVKFTDFQNMTRAKSVSHWVEDKADFARLSRELLEEALPLPMPIRLMGLTLSNLERGDEDEPPRDDAQLSLL; encoded by the coding sequence ATGGCAAAGGACATGCCTTCGGATGACATGGAAGAGGCCGCGATGGGCCTCAGGAAGATCATCCATGTCGATATGGATGCCTTCTTTGCCAGCGTCGAACAGCGCGACAATCCCGAATTGCGGGGCAAGCCGGTGGCCGTCGGCGGATCGGGCGGGCGCGGCGTCGTGGCGGCGGCAAGTTACGAGGCCCGGAAATTCGGCGTGCGTAGCGCCATGCCGTCCGTCACCGCCAAACGGCTGTGCCCGGACCTGATCTTCGTCCGCTCGCGGTTTGACGCCTACAAGGAGGTAAGCCGCCAGATCCGCCGCGTGTTCGAACACCACACGCCGCATGTCGAGCCGCTGAGCCTCGACGAAGCCTATCTCGACGTGACCGAGGATCGTCTGGGGATCGGCAGCGCCACGCGGATTGCCGAGCTGATCCGGCAGGAGATCAAGGCCAAGACGCAGCTGACGGCAAGCGCGGGGGTTTCCTACAACAAGTTCCTCGCCAAGCTCGCCTCGGATCAGAACAAGCCCGATGGCCTGTGCGTGATCCGCCCGGGCGAAGGCGCGCAATTTGTGGCGGGGCTGCCGATCCGGCGATTTCACGGCGTCGGGCCGAAAGCGGAGGAGAAGATGAAGCGGCTGGGGATCGAAACCGGCGCGGATCTGGCGACGAAGGACATCGCTTTTCTGCGTGCGAACTTCGGATCGTTTGCGGACTATCTCTATCGCGCCGCACGCGGGATCGACCTCAGGCCCGTGCGCGCCCATCGTGTGCGCAAATCGGTTGGCGGGGAACGCACCTTCAGCGAGGATATCTCCAGCGGTTCGGCCCTGCGTGAGACGCTGGAGAACATCATCGAGATCGTGTGGGAGCGGATCGAAAGTGCGGGCGCACGGGGCCGTACGGTGACGCTGAAGGTCAAGTTCACCGATTTCCAGAACATGACCCGTGCGAAATCGGTTTCACACTGGGTCGAGGACAAGGCGGATTTCGCCCGCCTCAGCCGCGAATTGCTCGAAGAGGCTTTGCCGCTGCCCATGCCGATCCGGCTGATGGGGCTGACGCTTTCAAATCTGGAGCGCGGCGATGAGGATGAACCGCCGCGCGATGATGCTCAACTGTCGCTGCTTTGA
- a CDS encoding multidrug effflux MFS transporter yields the protein MAAANPVSAPARQLGETELIWMMALLMALQAFGIDAILPALDELAVSLAVEGNDRQFVIGVYLLTAGVGALVPGALADRFGRRPILLGSIAVYIVLSLASALAPTYDALIAIRAAQGFFGAGIVALPPAIIRDRVGGDKMARMMSLIFVIFLMVPAIAPSIGELILMVADWRAIFAAMALQGILVGCWVYYRLPESLTPENRQAILPGVIARNMGHALSNPRVIGYVMGSSLVFGALFGFINSSQQLITETFGAGDIFPIVFAICAGSMAFASWSNSRIVERFGARRVSHTALFAFIIVASLQVWFAFDPKETLWHFVPLMAINMMLLGFIGSNFGAIAMNPFFSIAGAASSAHGFVRMTTAALLGGAIGYAYDGTAQPLALALLASGLICLALVLFSEKGRLFGPPDAALGVTRMKNI from the coding sequence ATGGCAGCCGCTAACCCCGTCTCCGCGCCCGCCAGACAGCTCGGCGAAACCGAGCTGATCTGGATGATGGCCTTGCTGATGGCACTTCAAGCCTTTGGTATCGATGCGATTCTCCCCGCGCTGGACGAGCTTGCGGTGTCGCTGGCGGTGGAAGGGAACGATCGGCAATTCGTGATCGGCGTCTACCTTCTGACCGCAGGCGTCGGTGCGCTCGTGCCCGGCGCTCTGGCTGACCGGTTCGGGCGCAGGCCGATCCTGCTTGGTTCCATCGCGGTCTACATCGTCCTCTCGCTCGCCAGCGCGCTGGCACCGACATATGACGCACTGATCGCCATCCGTGCCGCGCAGGGCTTTTTCGGAGCGGGCATTGTCGCGCTACCCCCGGCGATCATTCGCGACCGTGTGGGCGGCGACAAGATGGCCCGGATGATGAGCCTGATCTTCGTGATCTTCCTGATGGTGCCGGCCATCGCCCCCAGCATCGGCGAATTGATCCTGATGGTGGCGGATTGGCGCGCGATCTTTGCCGCCATGGCGCTGCAGGGCATTCTGGTGGGCTGTTGGGTCTATTACCGCCTGCCTGAAAGCCTGACCCCGGAAAACCGCCAGGCGATCCTACCGGGCGTGATCGCGCGCAACATGGGCCACGCGCTCAGCAATCCGCGCGTCATCGGCTATGTCATGGGCAGTTCGCTGGTGTTCGGCGCACTGTTCGGCTTCATCAATTCATCGCAGCAATTGATCACCGAGACGTTCGGCGCCGGCGATATTTTCCCCATCGTCTTTGCGATTTGCGCCGGGTCGATGGCGTTTGCGAGCTGGTCCAATTCGCGCATCGTCGAACGGTTTGGCGCGCGCCGGGTCAGCCACACGGCGCTGTTCGCCTTTATCATCGTCGCCAGCCTGCAGGTCTGGTTTGCCTTCGACCCGAAAGAGACGCTGTGGCATTTCGTGCCGTTGATGGCGATCAACATGATGCTGCTCGGCTTCATCGGCAGCAACTTCGGTGCGATCGCCATGAACCCGTTTTTCTCCATCGCCGGTGCGGCCAGCTCGGCGCACGGCTTCGTCCGGATGACGACGGCGGCCTTGCTGGGCGGGGCGATCGGATACGCCTATGACGGAACCGCGCAGCCGCTGGCGCTGGCTCTGCTGGCGAGCGGGCTGATCTGCCTTGCGCTGGTGCTGTTCAGCGAAAAGGGCAGGCTGTTCGGCCCGCCCGACGCGGCGCTGGGCGTGACCAGAATGAAGAATATCTGA
- a CDS encoding acyl-CoA carboxylase subunit beta: MTWAKELEELRRREALAEQMGGADKVARQHGRGKMDARARLAALCDEGSFREIGKIAGSAKYDANGDLQSVTPAPFLFGRALINGRPVVATADDFTIRGGAADAGIARKMVQAERMAHELKLPIIRMIDGTGGGGSVKTLEQIGATYIPAVPGWGDVVTNLDTVPVVALALGPTAGLGAARTVASHYSIMVKGLSQIFAAGPAVVDGLGDAYKGDAASHEEAKERLGGSEIHTRNGVVDDEVASEAEAFARARHFLSFMPEYVGQPARRSLCTDPATRKEDALLSLVPRDPKQVYSMRRCMEMVFDQGTVFEIGKHWGRAAITALARLDGWPVCVIASDPSYLGGSWEAKTSEKVERFVKLADQFRLPIVHLVDNPGFMIGREAEMAGTIRYGVNAMNAIYRATVPLASIVLRRAYGIAGSAMSNAEAYQYRYCWPSGDWGSLPIAGGLEVAYKSELEASDDPAALLEEIRERLAKVTSPFRSAERFNVEDIIDPRDTRPLLCEFAGLAWRRLEEG; this comes from the coding sequence ATGACCTGGGCCAAGGAACTCGAAGAACTGCGCCGCCGCGAAGCGCTGGCCGAGCAGATGGGTGGCGCGGACAAGGTGGCGCGGCAGCATGGGCGCGGCAAGATGGACGCGCGCGCGCGGCTTGCGGCGCTGTGCGATGAAGGCTCCTTCCGCGAGATCGGCAAGATCGCGGGCAGCGCCAAGTATGACGCCAATGGCGACCTTCAAAGCGTCACCCCGGCCCCCTTTCTTTTCGGCAGGGCGCTGATCAACGGTCGCCCGGTGGTTGCCACGGCGGACGATTTCACCATTCGCGGCGGCGCGGCGGATGCGGGCATTGCGCGCAAGATGGTGCAGGCCGAACGGATGGCGCATGAGCTGAAGCTCCCCATCATCCGCATGATCGACGGGACGGGCGGCGGCGGCAGCGTGAAAACGCTCGAACAGATCGGCGCAACTTATATCCCCGCCGTACCCGGCTGGGGCGATGTGGTGACCAATCTCGACACCGTGCCGGTGGTGGCGCTGGCGCTTGGCCCGACGGCGGGCCTCGGCGCGGCGCGCACCGTCGCCAGCCATTACTCGATCATGGTCAAGGGCCTCAGCCAGATCTTCGCCGCCGGCCCCGCCGTGGTCGATGGCCTGGGCGATGCCTACAAGGGCGATGCCGCCAGCCATGAAGAAGCCAAGGAGCGGCTCGGCGGGTCGGAAATCCACACCCGCAACGGGGTGGTCGATGACGAGGTGGCGAGCGAGGCCGAAGCCTTCGCCCGCGCGCGGCATTTCCTCAGCTTCATGCCCGAATATGTCGGGCAACCCGCCCGCCGCTCGCTCTGCACCGATCCCGCCACCCGCAAGGAAGACGCGCTGCTCTCCCTCGTCCCGCGTGATCCGAAGCAGGTCTATTCGATGCGGCGCTGCATGGAGATGGTGTTCGATCAGGGGACCGTGTTCGAGATCGGCAAGCATTGGGGCCGCGCCGCGATTACCGCCCTCGCCAGGCTCGATGGCTGGCCAGTCTGCGTCATTGCCAGCGATCCGAGCTATCTGGGCGGATCGTGGGAGGCCAAGACCAGCGAAAAGGTCGAACGCTTCGTCAAACTGGCCGACCAGTTCCGCCTGCCCATCGTGCATCTCGTCGACAACCCCGGCTTCATGATCGGGCGCGAGGCGGAGATGGCGGGGACGATCCGTTACGGCGTCAATGCAATGAACGCGATCTACCGCGCCACCGTGCCGCTCGCCTCCATCGTCCTGCGCCGCGCCTATGGCATTGCGGGCAGCGCGATGAGCAATGCGGAGGCGTACCAGTACCGCTATTGCTGGCCCTCCGGCGACTGGGGCAGCCTGCCCATCGCGGGCGGGCTGGAGGTAGCCTACAAATCCGAACTCGAAGCCTCGGACGATCCGGCGGCCTTGCTTGAGGAAATCCGCGAGCGGCTGGCCAAGGTCACATCGCCCTTCCGCAGTGCCGAACGCTTCAATGTCGAGGACATCATCGATCCGCGCGACACACGGCCCCTGCTGTGCGAATTTGCAGGACTGGCATGGCGGAGGCTGGAAGAGGGCTGA
- a CDS encoding NUDIX hydrolase, with protein MLRLIERLLPRALHRALMPVAHRVRHRWRTWRGVPIAGVSVVITNISGDVLLLRHSYGPDVWALPGGGLKPGEDPADCARREIAEELGVELANLQPLKVLEEELSGSPHKAHLFTGVCDTRPVPDQREVVEARFFPSHSLPEPLGEVTRRRISAWRMRGIADQSSDS; from the coding sequence ATGCTTCGCCTGATCGAACGCCTGCTGCCGCGGGCTCTCCACCGCGCGCTGATGCCGGTTGCGCACCGGGTGCGTCATCGCTGGCGCACATGGCGCGGTGTCCCGATTGCCGGGGTCAGCGTGGTGATCACCAATATTTCCGGCGATGTGCTGTTGCTCCGGCACTCCTATGGCCCTGATGTCTGGGCGCTGCCGGGCGGCGGGTTGAAACCGGGTGAAGATCCTGCAGACTGCGCCCGGCGCGAGATTGCGGAAGAACTTGGCGTGGAGCTGGCCAATCTCCAGCCGCTGAAGGTGTTGGAAGAAGAACTTTCGGGTTCGCCGCACAAGGCGCATCTCTTCACTGGCGTCTGCGACACCCGCCCGGTGCCTGATCAGCGCGAAGTGGTGGAAGCGCGGTTCTTCCCTTCGCACTCGCTTCCCGAACCTCTGGGGGAGGTAACCCGCCGCCGGATTTCTGCATGGAGAATGCGGGGTATAGCCGATCAAAGCAGCGACAGTTGA
- a CDS encoding 6-phosphogluconolactonase, whose protein sequence is MQNVTIIHGGDKAAIVQWLAGCLKKASAITIPGGSTPFPILEALIASDAVNWAGLQVWPNDDRIVPEDHEASNTGKIRALLEPLGADIIALAEDSEPPKFDLTWLGMGPDGHTASLFPNTDPQIDDPQAMRRLTPDPLPAHAPFDRITLTLPALLETQAILFTLGGSGEKQEVFEGAMRGEHDLPVARLLKAAEARGIPVACFA, encoded by the coding sequence ATGCAGAACGTCACGATCATTCACGGCGGCGACAAGGCCGCAATCGTCCAATGGCTGGCCGGGTGCCTGAAGAAAGCAAGCGCCATCACCATTCCGGGCGGTTCCACCCCGTTTCCGATCCTCGAGGCGCTGATCGCAAGCGATGCCGTCAACTGGGCGGGGCTGCAGGTGTGGCCCAATGATGACCGGATCGTGCCCGAAGATCACGAGGCATCGAACACGGGCAAGATTCGCGCCCTGCTGGAGCCGTTGGGGGCTGATATCATTGCCCTTGCCGAAGACAGTGAGCCTCCGAAGTTCGACCTGACTTGGCTGGGCATGGGGCCGGACGGGCACACCGCTTCGCTGTTTCCCAACACCGATCCGCAAATCGACGATCCGCAGGCGATGCGTCGCCTCACACCCGATCCTTTGCCCGCTCACGCGCCCTTCGACCGGATCACACTGACGCTGCCCGCATTGCTCGAAACACAGGCAATCCTGTTTACGCTGGGCGGTTCGGGCGAAAAGCAGGAAGTGTTCGAGGGGGCGATGCGTGGCGAACACGATCTGCCGGTCGCGCGGTTGCTCAAGGCGGCAGAGGCACGTGGCATTCCGGTGGCATGCTTCGCCTGA
- a CDS encoding enoyl-CoA hydratase-related protein has protein sequence MSDHIRIDHSERVTTVTLTRPEKKNAITQAMYQAMADAVNAYREDDEARALMFIGEGDYFTSGNDLQDFSMAAAGGGAADHDLPPVIQFLHAIRDCEKPLVAAVNGPAIGVGLTLTLHCDLVCAAQSATFAAPFVSLGLVPEAASSLLLPQAIGMAAASDVFMTGRVLTAEESLAMRLISRIFADEGFAAEARALALTIARAAPQAMRHTKALLRTQNAQVSEVMATESAIFAAQLRSPEFMESVAAKLAKRPAVYP, from the coding sequence ATGTCCGACCATATCCGCATCGACCATTCCGAGCGCGTCACCACCGTCACCCTCACGCGCCCGGAGAAGAAGAACGCCATCACACAGGCCATGTATCAGGCGATGGCGGACGCGGTGAACGCCTATCGCGAAGACGACGAAGCGCGCGCGCTGATGTTCATCGGCGAAGGTGACTACTTCACCAGCGGCAACGATCTTCAGGACTTCTCGATGGCGGCGGCAGGTGGCGGCGCGGCCGATCACGATCTGCCCCCGGTGATCCAGTTCCTCCACGCGATCCGCGATTGCGAGAAGCCGCTGGTGGCGGCGGTCAACGGCCCGGCCATCGGCGTCGGGCTGACGCTGACGCTGCATTGCGATCTGGTCTGCGCCGCGCAATCCGCCACCTTCGCCGCGCCGTTCGTCTCGCTCGGCCTTGTGCCCGAAGCCGCATCCTCGCTGCTGCTGCCGCAGGCCATCGGCATGGCCGCGGCGAGCGACGTGTTCATGACCGGGCGCGTGCTGACAGCGGAGGAATCGCTCGCCATGCGGCTGATCTCGCGCATCTTCGCCGACGAGGGCTTTGCCGCGGAAGCCCGCGCGCTCGCCCTCACCATCGCTCGCGCCGCCCCGCAGGCGATGCGCCACACCAAGGCGCTGCTGCGCACCCAAAACGCGCAGGTGAGCGAAGTGATGGCCACCGAAAGCGCGATCTTCGCCGCGCAATTGCGATCGCCGGAATTCATGGAAAGCGTCGCCGCCAAACTGGCCAAGCGCCCGGCAGTCTACCCGTAG
- a CDS encoding acyl-CoA thioesterase, giving the protein MTIASLLEPVTGKPGPARLDNASDWMQGRTLYGGASALVAFTMAQRAFPDLPPLRAAQIGFVAPIGEEIELSAEIVREGRNVTQIRSEIRNEKGVALTAFWLFAAEREANALRPADPPENWPGAPSDNAPAMQGQGPSFIQNNFELRFGQSKDADHGATIRRWARLTEEHDLDPVSKLVLMGDVMPPGAMRIMQRMGPISSINWSFNVLDPHTQSDGGWYLAENASQHADAGYSSERLRMWDTNGRQVLDGLQCVAVFG; this is encoded by the coding sequence ATGACCATTGCCAGCCTGTTGGAACCTGTAACCGGAAAGCCCGGTCCCGCCCGCCTCGACAATGCGAGCGACTGGATGCAAGGGCGCACACTCTATGGCGGGGCTTCGGCGCTTGTCGCCTTCACCATGGCCCAGCGGGCCTTTCCCGACCTTCCGCCACTGCGCGCCGCGCAAATCGGCTTTGTCGCCCCGATCGGGGAGGAAATCGAGCTTTCCGCCGAAATCGTCCGCGAAGGGCGCAATGTGACCCAGATCCGCAGCGAAATCCGGAACGAGAAAGGCGTGGCGCTAACGGCGTTCTGGTTGTTCGCAGCCGAGCGGGAGGCGAACGCGCTGCGTCCTGCGGATCCCCCGGAGAACTGGCCGGGCGCACCGTCGGACAATGCGCCTGCGATGCAAGGGCAAGGACCCAGCTTCATCCAGAACAATTTCGAACTGCGTTTCGGACAGTCAAAGGACGCAGATCATGGAGCCACGATCCGGCGCTGGGCGCGTCTGACCGAGGAACACGATCTCGATCCTGTCAGCAAGCTGGTGCTGATGGGTGATGTCATGCCACCGGGTGCCATGCGCATCATGCAGCGGATGGGGCCGATCAGTTCGATCAACTGGTCGTTCAATGTGCTCGATCCGCACACCCAATCCGACGGTGGATGGTATCTGGCGGAAAACGCCAGCCAGCACGCGGATGCTGGCTATT